DNA sequence from the Arthrobacter crystallopoietes genome:
GACGACGACGATTCCACCGGCGTGGATCTCATCGGCTACTCGTTGGGCGCACGTCTGGCTTGGGAGTTCGGCGCCACGCAGCCGGAAATGGTGCGCCGGATGGTCCTGGGCGGACCAGGCGTCGGGGATCCGCTGGCGGACTTCGACCTGCGCGCGGCCCAGCAGTACCTGGCCGACGGGACGGAAATCGCCGACCCGACCACGGCCGAACTGCTCCGGATGGCCACACTGGTGCCCAGCAACAACGTCTTCGCGCTGCTGACCATGATCGAGGCCATCAAGATAGAGCCCTTTGTCCCGGCCGAGGCGGTGCCCCGGATGCCGGTGCTGCTGGTGGCAGGCGAGAAAGACGAACTGGCCACTACGGCACCGGAGCTGGCCAAGCTCAGCGGCAACGCGGAGCTGCTATGGCTGCCGGCCCGGACCCATGCCAACGCAGTCACCAGCCGCGCGTTCAAGAATGCTGCCATCGAGTTCCTCGCCGGCTGAACCGGCCCGTTCCGGTAAGGCTAAAACGGAAGGCACAGCCATTGTGGTGTGCCTTCCGTTTCGCGTTATGGTGCCTACTGCTCCCCCCGGGAAGGTAGACTACTTACTAGATAAAAACCTTTCATACCCGGCCCTGGAGGCTTAGTGGACTTATTCCTCGGGGGACGCTACAGGACCGGTGACCTTATCGGTACCGGTGGTGCGGCCTCGGTATACCGCGCGACGGATGAATCACTTGGACGTGAAGTTGCCGTCAAAATGTTCGCCCCCACCACCCCGGACGACGACGAATACCGGCGCCAGCACACTGAGACGCTGCTGCTGGCCACGCTGAGCCATCCTGTGCTCGTCACGCTTTTCGACGCCGGCCTCTACCAGTCGGACGACGGAGCCACCACAAGCTATCTGGTGATGGAGCTGATCGACGGTCGGGATCTGCGCAAGACGCTGGCAGCAGTCGGACGGCTGGATCCAACGACGACGGCGAACATTGGTGCTGATCTGGCGGATGCGTTGAACTACATCCACGAGAACGGCGTAGTCCACCGGGACGTCAAGCCGGCGAACATCCTGATCGCCGATACCGGCAGCCAGGATACGCGCCTGCATCCAAAACTCTCCGACTTCGGCATCGCACGCGTAGTTGACGCTTCCGTCTCCACGGTTCACGGCGCCACGATCGGAACCGCAAATTACCTGAGCCCGGAACAGGCACTGAGCCATCCGGTGACGCCCGCTTCCGACATCTACTCGCTCGGCCTGGTCTTGCTCGAATGCCTCACCGGCGAGAAAGCCTTTCCCGGGCCGATCGTCGAAGCCGCGGTCGCCCGATTGCTGCGCGATCCCGAAATCCCTGAGGATCTCGGAGCGGCCTGGGGCCAACTGCTGCGTGACATGACTGCCAGGAATCCGCAGGACCGCCCCACCGCGCACGATGTCGCCTTGACCTTGCGGTCCTGGACGGAAACGTCGCTGCCGTCCCACCTTGCTCCTGAGCTAGCCCCGTCACCGACCGCCCAGAGCGGCGTCGACACGGGCAATGTCACCACGGGCAACGTCATCATTCCGGCTCCGCCGAACCGGGCTCCCAGCGTCGGTTAGCCGGCTCGGCTACGCGGAGGTTTTCAGCGAGTCATCCCGAGAGGCTACGCCCGCCGGGTCAGACGGCGTAGAATCCGGGTAGAACCCACGACGGGCAACAGTTGGGCACGGCAATGAGTCGAGCTTTAATGCACTGCACAATGTTGGCTACTGCCATTTCCCTTGCGCTCTGTGCCAGCGGGGCGGCCGGCTTCACAGAAGGGCTCCCGGTAGCCCCGACGGCACTCCAGGTCAGCGACGCCCCGTCGGACGGCTACCCTCCCCGCGGGATTACTACGGGACGTGCCCTGCTCAACACCTTGGTCAAACGGGCACCTGAAGGTCCGGAATTCCGGGAAGCCGCCTTCGACTACCCGGTAGTCGGACCGCACGGCTGTACTACTGAGGAACACGTCCTGATTGCCAGCGCCAGTGACCCAACGATGTCCTCCCCCTGCACTGTAGTTAAGGCGCAATGGCCCGCTGTCTGGGACATGCATGTCTTCGAAGATCCGGCTGAGGTGGATGTAGCGCACCTTGTTCCGCTGGAAGAGGCCTGGCACTCCGGCGCCTGGGCTTGGACGCCTGAGCAGCGCCGCGACTTCGCCAACGATCTGACCAACAGCCTGACCCTGACCATCCTGTCAACCGGCAGCAACGAGGAGCGTGGTTCCTCCGATCCTACGCACTGGTGGCCGCCCTACTTCGGCGTGCACTGCAAATACGCCCAGGAGTGGGTGAGGATCAAGGCACGCTGGAACCTGAGTGTTGATCCTGCTGAATACGACGCGCTCATGATCCAGCTGGACGAGGCGGAGACCAACATGTGCCGGAACATCCCGATCGGTGTCCCTCCGCTCGGCCTGGACCCGGGTGTCGGACCGGCCGCGATCGTTGGGGCCGTAGTCGCAGGGCCGCCGGGCGTCCCCTTCAAGGGAATGACTGTGCAGGCGTACGACGCGGACCAGTCGCTGGTGCGGGAAACGCCGATTCTACTGGAAGGCGACTTTGAGCTGACGGGCCTGCCGCCCGGCGACTACACGGTCAAGTTCCTCGGCGGCACCACGGGCGCGGCGGACCAGTGGTACAGCGCGGCGGGTCCGGGTGGACCGGCTACGGTCATACCGCTGTCGGCCGGCCGTGTTGCCAGCGGAATCAAGGCGGGGATGACCGCCGTCGTAACTCCCTAGCCGCCGACGATTCCACATTCAGTGAACAAGCGCGGGAAAACTTCGGCCAGGGGTTGACGTGACAATCGGCACAGGCCATGATGGATCGTATACGATTTCATACATAAGCAGGAGGATGTCTTGTCTGAAGCACATGTCGCTCAGGAAACCGAAGCGGTCACGCTGCAGCCCGTCGATTCTGCCACGCTGAAAAGCACCGGCAAGGTGCTCGCAGTGCACCTCTCTTACTCTTCCCGGGCAGCCCAGCGCGGACGCGTTCCGGCCAACCCGTCCTACTTCATGAAGGCTTCGTCCTCGTTGAGCCTCAGCGGCGGCACGGTGGAACGCCCTGCTGGCACCGAGCTGCTCGCGTTCGAAGGCGAAGTGGCGCTGGTCATCGGCAAGCCCGCCCGCCGCGTCAGCGTCGAGGATGCCTGGAGCTACGTCGGCGCCGTTACCGCCAGCAACGACCTCGGTGTCTACGACATCAAGTATGCGGACAAGGGCTCCAATATCCGGTCCAAGTCCGGCGATGGCTTCACCCCGGTGGGCCCGGCCCTCATTCCGGCCGACAAGGTAGATCCGGCGGCGCTGCGCGTCCGCACCTGGGTTAACGGCGAACTGGTCCAGGATGACACCACCGAAGCACTGATCTTCCCGTTTGCCCAGATCGTGGCCGACCTGTCCCAGCTGATGACGCTGGAACCGGGCGACATGATTCTCACCGGCACCCCGGCCGGTTCCTCGGTCATCGTCCCGGGCGACGTCGTCGAGGTTGAGGTCGATTCACCCTCCACATCGCTGAGCAGCGGCCGTCTCGTAACCACCGTTACCCAGGGCGAGGTACCGTTCGCGGAATTCGGCAACACCCCCAAGGTCACCGACAAGGACCGCGAGGATGCCTTCGGTTCGGCCGAAGCCGCCGGACTGGCAGCCAAGAAGCCGGTTTTGACCGAGGATCTGAAGGCCAAACTGGCGTCCGTCGCCACCGCCACCATCTCCGCCGCGCTGCGCAAGCGCGGGCTGAACAATGTCAGCATCGATGGTCTGCAGCCGACCAAAACGGACCGCAAGGTCATCGGTACTGCCCGCACGCTGCGGTACGTGCCCAACCGCGAGGATCTGTTCAAGAGCCACGGCGGCGGTTTCAACGCCCAGAAGCGCATTATCGATGATCTGAACGAGGGCGATGTCCTGGTTATGGAGGCCCGCGGTGAAAAGGGCGCCGGCACGCTCGGCGACATCCTGGCCCTGCGCGCCCACAAGCGCGGCGCCGCCGGTGTGATTACCGACGGCGGAGTACGCGACCTCACCGCCGTCGCCGGCCTGGACATCCCGGCCTTCTACGCCTCGGCGCACCCGGCCGTGCTCGGACGCAAGCACGTTCCGTGGGACACGGACATTACCGTGGCCTGCGGCGGAACCACCGTGCAGCCGGGCGACATCATCGTGGCTGACGCCGACGGCATCCTGGTCCTGCCGCCGTCGCTTGCCGAGGAAGTCGCCGACGAGGCCGTCGAGCAGGAGCGCCGTGATGCCTTTGTCTTCCAGATGGTTCAGGAGGGTCACAAGGTTGATGGACTGTTCCCGATGAATGAGGACTGGGTGGCCAAGTACCACGAATGGGTCGCCGCCGGCGGCGGGCAGTAACGGCAAGACAATGTCCACCACCGCCATCCCCGCGCGCACCGACACCCGATCGAAGTCGGAACAGGCCTATGAGGTGCTCAAAGACCGGATCACCGGCGGCGCCCTCGTGGCCGGCTACCGCCTGGTGCTGAGCAGCATCGCCGAAGAACTCGGCTTCAGCGTGGTGCCGGTGCGCGAGGCCATCCGCCGGCTGGAGGCCGAGGGACTGGTCAAGTTCGAACGCAATGTCGGGGCCACGGTCGCCGGCGTCGATGCCACGCTCTACCTGCACACCATGCAGACCCTGAGCGTCATCGAAGGAGCCGCGACCGCCCTGGCAGCACCGCTGATCACTGCGGCGGACATCGACAACGCCCGCCGGCTCAATGCCGAACTGCGCCGGTGCCTGGAAGATTTTGAACCGCAACGCTTCACGCGGATCAACAACGAACTCCATGCCATCCTCTACGGCCATTGCCCCAACCCGCACATCCTGGACCTGGTCCACCGCGGCTGGAACCGGCTGAACGCCATGCGTGCCTCCAGCTTCGATCTGGTACCGGGACGGGCACGCAAGTCAGTTGAAGAACACGACCAGCTCATCGCCCTGATCGAATCCCGGGCCGACGTCCACGAGATCGAGATGGCCGCCCGGGCACACCGGACGGGCACGCTGAACGCCTACATGGCTCAGCACAACCAGCCAGCGTCAGCCATCTAGCCGAGCAAACGCAAGAACAACCCAGGAAAGAAAGGTACATCGTGGCTGAACACTACGTTCCCGAGGACCTGCCCACCCACATCCAGCACTTCATCAACGGCAAGTTCGTCGACTCCGTCGGCGGCCAGACGTTCGACGTGCTGGACCCGGTGACAAACAAGACCTACGCCACCGCGGCAGCCGGCCAGAAGGAAGACATCAACGCCGCTGTCGCCGCCGCGCGCGAGGCTTTCGTCAACGGCCCCTGGCCGAAGATGAAGCCGCGCGAAC
Encoded proteins:
- a CDS encoding GmrSD restriction endonuclease domain-containing protein — protein: MLATAISLALCASGAAGFTEGLPVAPTALQVSDAPSDGYPPRGITTGRALLNTLVKRAPEGPEFREAAFDYPVVGPHGCTTEEHVLIASASDPTMSSPCTVVKAQWPAVWDMHVFEDPAEVDVAHLVPLEEAWHSGAWAWTPEQRRDFANDLTNSLTLTILSTGSNEERGSSDPTHWWPPYFGVHCKYAQEWVRIKARWNLSVDPAEYDALMIQLDEAETNMCRNIPIGVPPLGLDPGVGPAAIVGAVVAGPPGVPFKGMTVQAYDADQSLVRETPILLEGDFELTGLPPGDYTVKFLGGTTGAADQWYSAAGPGGPATVIPLSAGRVASGIKAGMTAVVTP
- a CDS encoding GntR family transcriptional regulator — translated: MSTTAIPARTDTRSKSEQAYEVLKDRITGGALVAGYRLVLSSIAEELGFSVVPVREAIRRLEAEGLVKFERNVGATVAGVDATLYLHTMQTLSVIEGAATALAAPLITAADIDNARRLNAELRRCLEDFEPQRFTRINNELHAILYGHCPNPHILDLVHRGWNRLNAMRASSFDLVPGRARKSVEEHDQLIALIESRADVHEIEMAARAHRTGTLNAYMAQHNQPASAI
- a CDS encoding fumarylacetoacetate hydrolase family protein; the protein is MQPVDSATLKSTGKVLAVHLSYSSRAAQRGRVPANPSYFMKASSSLSLSGGTVERPAGTELLAFEGEVALVIGKPARRVSVEDAWSYVGAVTASNDLGVYDIKYADKGSNIRSKSGDGFTPVGPALIPADKVDPAALRVRTWVNGELVQDDTTEALIFPFAQIVADLSQLMTLEPGDMILTGTPAGSSVIVPGDVVEVEVDSPSTSLSSGRLVTTVTQGEVPFAEFGNTPKVTDKDREDAFGSAEAAGLAAKKPVLTEDLKAKLASVATATISAALRKRGLNNVSIDGLQPTKTDRKVIGTARTLRYVPNREDLFKSHGGGFNAQKRIIDDLNEGDVLVMEARGEKGAGTLGDILALRAHKRGAAGVITDGGVRDLTAVAGLDIPAFYASAHPAVLGRKHVPWDTDITVACGGTTVQPGDIIVADADGILVLPPSLAEEVADEAVEQERRDAFVFQMVQEGHKVDGLFPMNEDWVAKYHEWVAAGGGQ
- a CDS encoding serine/threonine-protein kinase produces the protein MDLFLGGRYRTGDLIGTGGAASVYRATDESLGREVAVKMFAPTTPDDDEYRRQHTETLLLATLSHPVLVTLFDAGLYQSDDGATTSYLVMELIDGRDLRKTLAAVGRLDPTTTANIGADLADALNYIHENGVVHRDVKPANILIADTGSQDTRLHPKLSDFGIARVVDASVSTVHGATIGTANYLSPEQALSHPVTPASDIYSLGLVLLECLTGEKAFPGPIVEAAVARLLRDPEIPEDLGAAWGQLLRDMTARNPQDRPTAHDVALTLRSWTETSLPSHLAPELAPSPTAQSGVDTGNVTTGNVIIPAPPNRAPSVG
- a CDS encoding alpha/beta fold hydrolase — its product is MGRHREQTVEGVDPHLNVRIHEAAEGTTGPHRPVILLHGFASSAKLNWEDAGWITALTQAGRRVVTVDLPGHGGSPSPEEMDAYSPSRIRADLLQLIYNAHVRPLKDDDDSTGVDLIGYSLGARLAWEFGATQPEMVRRMVLGGPGVGDPLADFDLRAAQQYLADGTEIADPTTAELLRMATLVPSNNVFALLTMIEAIKIEPFVPAEAVPRMPVLLVAGEKDELATTAPELAKLSGNAELLWLPARTHANAVTSRAFKNAAIEFLAG